CAATAGCCAATAGCAGGCTTTCACCCATATCTGTTCGAAGACCTTCATCTCTCGTGCACGGGCCGCCGCCATCCCTGCCGGGATCTGGATGATCCAGGCCGCCGCTGCCAGATCCCGGCAAGGAGAAGTCCCCCCACCGAGACCCGCCGGCCGAGCAGGGGAGGCCGAGACCGCACCCGCGGGACCAGATCCGCGATGGATCCGTGCCCGCGCAGCCGCCCCGGAGCCAACCCCACGCGGCCACGGGAGGGGATGGTGTAGGAGGCGGGCGCGGGGTGGAGGCTAGGGtcccccccctcccccgcccgcgagAGCGACGCAAGGGACGCGAGGCCAAGATGCTGGAGGTGCAGAAGTATCACAGGATCTCTCCACAAACACACCAATGATGGCGTAGTTTAGGCCCTTGATATCGACTCTTCCCCTTGTGAAATCATCTAAAAGTTCTAACATCCGCTGTCCTACCAAAGGCCAGAATTTCTAGTAGAATTTAACAAGAAAACCATCAGGGCCCGGCGCGGTATTAGTGCGAGTggccttagagcatctccaacaggcgcATAAAAGTTTCGCGCGCTAAAATAGTTCTAGCGCGCCACTGTAGCATTTTTAGCACGTCGGATCCAACATTGGTTTGGCAGATGCCCAAAAACGTGCACCCAAAAAAACACGCAGTGCAAATTGTGAAGCGCGCGCAATCCGGCCCTAAAATTTGCAGCTTCTGATAGCTCTTTTTGCGCGTGCCCAATCCTTTTTTGCGCGTGCACTATTTTACAGCTTCTGTTGGAGCTGTCCGGCGTCCAGAAAACCCGGATTTTAACGCGCGGAGCAGTTTTTGTgcgcctgttggagatgcttTTAAGTGCCGATTCCAGCTCCACCGTGGAGAATGGTCTATCTTGTATTAATAGAATGGACGTAGCGTCTGCCCACGTTCCATGTCTTCCGAGCCAGCAAGAGCATGCAGTTTTTTTTTCAAGAACAAGGACGATTTCAGTGCCCATCTCGGAGCTGAATGAATCCTAGATCCCTGTCCGGCTGTCCCTGTGGTCACCGGCAACAACCAGCGTTGTTCACCACAGAACTAGATCGGTCCAAGCGACGGAGATCTCTCAAAATCCCTAGGACTTGTGTGGTCAAAATCTTTGGAGCCCGCGGAAAGTGGAGCTGCGACTCTACCGTCTTTTCATTCTTGGCACAAGCGAGCACTGCTGCCGCAAAGTTTTGAGCAATGCAGACGTAGCAGTAAATAGCTTTGGGCTCGTCCTGGTCCTGCAGCTCCGCAGCTGCACCCCCCATGGCCAGGCCAAGGCCCCCGCCCTTTGCTTTTGCTGCACGGCTTGTTGGCGACGCAGGGTCTCATGGCCACCCGTAAATAAATGCCCACCTAACTTAACTTTGGGGACTTCCATCGGCTCCATCTTTGCCGGATGGCCGGCCCTCGGGAGCTCTAAAAACAAAGAGAGAGAAAACGTAAAATGGTCTCAGTAGCAGCCACTCACTCACTGTCGCTGGTATCACCCTGGTCCTAGCTTGGTCCTAGCTATAGCCAGTCGCACCAATTGTAAAAACAGGCTGGTGAAGCAATTGCTCACTTCAAAAGGTTGTGGAGTGCAACAAGACAACCACATGCTATTACTACCACCATCCTCGGTTCCCCGCTCCGGTTCCGGCGCGACCGCGACTAGATAGGTAGATACACACAAGCGGACAAGCCGTGGAAGCATGGCTTGGAGTTTCCACTTTGTTCCcttgctcctcctcctcctcctgctccccTCCACTTCCGCAGTGGCCACCTCCGGGCACAGCACCGGCAACGCCACCGCAAGCCTGAGGCCAGGGAGGGAGCCGCTCAAGCACCGGAGGATCAGGGCTCTCCTCGGCAGACTCAACAAGCCCCCCCTCAAGACCATCAAGGTTACCATCTCATCTGTACCTCAAAGTGAAACTAGTTCTGCGGTGCGCATTCTTTTCTCCATCTGTTTGTGGTTACGACGGAATGCTTGCTTGTTTTGCAGAGCCCCGATGGTGACTTAATCGACTGCGTTCCCTCCCACCTACAGCCCGCGTTTGACCACCCAATGCTCAAGGGACAGAAGCCTCTGGTAACTAAAAGCATCTCTTTGCTCACACACAgtgctgtgtgtgtgtgtgtctctctctctcgcgtgAGAAGTCTTGCTAAGCTAGTTCCATGCTTTACTTAACTAGGACCCGCCGGAGAGGCCCAAGAACTACAACTCCACCATTGCCGGAGCGGTGGTGGTGCAGGCGTGGCATGCCACCGGCGAGGCGTGCCCGGAAGGGACGGTGGCGCTGCGGCGGACGACGGAGAAAGATCTGCTCAGAGCCAGCTCCCTCAGGAGGTACGGCAGGAAGCCGCCACGCCGGACCACCCGCCGTGATTCCACCAGCAGTGGCCATGAGGTTGGTCGCTTTGCACACTGTACTGTCTCCTCTGGCCTCCATTCTCATGGATAAAAATACACTAAAAGAAATAACTCTTGCACTTGCAATAATGTTAATGTATGTCATAGTAAAGTATCGACAGAATGGTTTGGCACTTGCAACAATGTTAATATGTCATAGATATAATTTTTCATTTCCGTAAATGCCGTTTATTTCAGTGGTAGGTCTACAATTGTCTGTAAATTGTACAGTACACCTATGATGACAGCAACTCTGCACTATTACGCCAAGGAAAAGGGAatgagaaagaaaaaaaaggcaTCATGTGAGCAAACCAAATTAGTTCTGTAGTTTGCTCTGTAAAAAGAATATGGGAATGAACTCCTAGTGTTGGGGCTTGTGGCACCTGGAAAAGCTACAAAAGAGAAGCCTGTACAACTCAGGAAAAGCATAAAAACAGCAATTAAACAGTTACTACTTGCATATGAGTCCATAGAAGCTTCACTAGGGAAAAATCCAGATTGCTAATTTTTACTTTGCTACTAGGATCACTGGTTGCCTTTGTTCATATCCGTAGGCCAAGATTTGTTTAGATCCATTGGCGACTAGTGCGGCCAGTTTAGATACCTTCTGCTTGACTACACGACTCGGGCATAGAAATATTTCAGTCAGGACAGTGGTCAGACTCCTGTCTGGCAGTGCAGTTTCAGCTGGCAGCATGTGCATCTCATCTGGGTTTTGGAATAGTTTATTTGCCAAGACATGTCCTGCACATTGGTAATTTAACTACGATCTCTGCATGTTATGCTTGCTGTGAAGCCAATGACAAAGTTCTCAAAAATCTTAATTTGGTTCAAACGTAGGGTTATGACTAAACAGATAAGCCAAATGATTCCAAGGGCCAATGCGGTAACTCAGTTCCCTGTTCTGTGTATCTAGTTTGTGCTTCAATTGGGCATCTTAAGCTAAAATTAGGTATTGAAAGGAGCATTTTGTTGCCCTCTGTGATTAAAATCAAAATAGCAGTACCTTCATAAACATTGTCTGATATCGGCACACTTGGCGCCATTGCACGAAGAACCAATACCGCCCTTACCGACTGTATTTTTTTTCTCCTCTAGAACAGTGGTCTGAATTTATTAATTAATCAAGCCACCAGTGGTAAGCATGAAGACTGATGTTTTGTTACAAGCTGTGGACACACATAAATGCCACGCATAAGATTCTCAGCATAAATATCAAGTGCATTGTGTTTACCAATGAGCTTAATCTCCGGAGAAGAGATGCTCAGCAGACACACAAGAAGAGAACCCATGTGGTTTGGAACAACTaaataaacaatttgtacatGTGCAGAAGCTTCATTAACCTAATCAAAATTCACGAGCAAATTAACTCGTCTTGAATGATGGGCTGTTTGACTCAACCATTAGAGTAACTTGGTTGCCTTGTCTTATATCCACTGCATTCGAGCAGCGTAGTTACTGCGCCACTCCCCTTCCCCTAAGCGAAAGATTGGACTTACCATACCTAGCTAGTTACTATCAAAATTGAAAAACATACTAGTATCTAGCTGAATAATAAATAATAATGATTGGAGTCTACTGCTCTTAACATAGCTCTGTTTTTTGGAGGCAGCATGCAGTTGGGTATGTGAATTCAGAGAAATACTATGGGGCCAGAGCTAGTGTTAACGTGTGGTCACCCAGGATAGATGACCCATCTGAGTTCAGCCTGTCACAGATCTGGGTCATCTCCGGCTCCTTCGGCCATGATCTCAACACCATTGAGGCTGGATGGCAGGTACATGAACGATAGAGAAGATTCTTGATCTTGAAACAACATCATTGTACTATGTGCAGAAAGAACATGAATGAAACCCTTGTCACTTCATTTTCAGGTAAGCCCGGAGCTGTATGGAGATAGTAATGCTAGGTTCTTCACTTACTGGACAGTAAGTGTCTGTTTTGCACAAACAAAAAAGTTCACCTTTTGCCTGGTCTGATTGCCCCGGATTCAGTTTAACTAAACGTGCATTTCGTAGACTGATGCGTACCAAGAGACGGGGTGCTACAACCACAACTGCCGCGGGTTCGTCCAGACGACCAACAAGATAGCCATCGGCGCCGCTATCACGCCACAGTCGGTGTACAACGGGAGGCAGTTTGATATTAATCTGATGATATGGAAGGTAAATGCCATTTCAGAATCACTGCAGTAATTTTCAAGAAGAATTTGTTGATCTGCATGGCAAATGCATTATGCATGATGATGAACGGTCTGGTACTCAGGATCCCAAGCACGGGCACTGGTGGCTGGAGCTGGGCCCGGGCGTGGTGGTGGGCTACTGGCCGTCCGGCCTGTTCACCCACCTGGCGCACCACGCGAGGATGGTGCAGTTCGGCGGCGAGGTCGTCAACACCCGGCCGCCGGGGTCCCACACGGCGACGCAGATGGGCAGCGGCCACTTCCCCGGCGAGGGGTTCGACCGCGCCGCCTACTTCCGGAACCTGCAGGTGGTGGACTGGGACAACAACATCATCCGGGCGTCCGGCCTCAAGCTCCTCGCCGACCACCCCGGGTGCTACGACATCCAGGGAGGCTTCAACGGCCGCTGGGGGACCTACTTCTACTACGGAGGGCCAGGGAGGAAcgtgaaatgcccctgaaacctGACATTGTTAGGCTTTTGCTGTTTCTTTGTTggttttgtttgtttgtttttttgtCACCCAATCTTTTGCGACAGTACTCCATTATTTCTTGTAGGATATCATTGTTAGGCTTAGTAGGTCTTTAGCTCCTGGATGCCTATGAGCACTCGAGGGTGGAGAGGAATCTGTAAATTTTGACAAGTGCGTGCCTGCAGGCGTGTGCATTCTGTTTACTGCGTAAGTAGCACCAGTTTATACTGTACCGCTTCAGTGTTTCTGCGGATATATCGCATTTCATCCTGTGATAGATCTCAGTAGCTGTGCATGGAAAGTTAGCTGATACTGCATGCGGTTGTTGTTGGAAATATTAGCATATTTTTTACAATTAATCCATGAGTAAACAGTAAATATGATAAATACGGTATGCATCTCATATCGATACCTAAGCATGTGAGCACGTACAGTACATAGAACCGAAACATTTATGAACATCATATATATGGTCAGCACATAAACGAGCAAGTAGGGGATGAACGAGTCATACCCTCCTGTTGGCCAAGCAAACGCAGCGGCGGCAGCCTCGGCATTGGCCGAGGCCTTATTCTTAGCTCGTCGTCAACCATGGAATCAAAACAGGGGAAGTAGTGGAAGCAGAGGCGGACGGGGACGGATCGGTAGCAATCGCGTCGAGACGCCCCCCAAAACCTTATTGCCGATCTCCCAGACATGATCTTAAACGACAGAGTTCCAGAGGCACTTGCTCTCCAAACCAACCATGCACGCGGTCGTCGGTATGGGATCGTCGGGAGCAGCACAGAGAGAAAAATAATAGATGACGGCTAGGGTTGTGCAAAAGGGAGTGAGTGAACTGAGTTAGGGTTCACTCTGGCTAGCACCTCCTTATATAGGCCGGCAGGTAGATGGGCCTGGGCTCAGGCCCACGGCCGAGTCCGTGATCCAACCTCCTGGACTGTGGCACTACTGTAACAACTCTTCAATTAATTCAAGATTAATTAACCATTCCTAACCAGCAACACAACCCGCGGCGCGCGGGCACGTCGTggcgaggtgggcggcggaggagtAGGAGCACGCGTGTACAGCTTCTCTTCCCAAACTCCCAATGGCATGTGGTAGAGCAACCCTTATAAAAGGGTCTCACCTCACTCCACTAGCAGTATGGTACTAATCTTTCCATCACTTGCCATGCACCTAAATGGGCTTTAGAAATTAATCAGGAATTATTGTCTTATGTGGATCTAAGCCCATCTATAATCCAACAGTTGTTACATAGGGGTCACTCACCCTGTTGCTTACCTAGCTTGGTTATTAGACTTGATAGATAGG
This sequence is a window from Aegilops tauschii subsp. strangulata cultivar AL8/78 chromosome 7, Aet v6.0, whole genome shotgun sequence. Protein-coding genes within it:
- the LOC109757068 gene encoding protein neprosin; its protein translation is MAWSFHFVPLLLLLLLLPSTSAVATSGHSTGNATASLRPGREPLKHRRIRALLGRLNKPPLKTIKSPDGDLIDCVPSHLQPAFDHPMLKGQKPLDPPERPKNYNSTIAGAVVVQAWHATGEACPEGTVALRRTTEKDLLRASSLRRYGRKPPRRTTRRDSTSSGHEHAVGYVNSEKYYGARASVNVWSPRIDDPSEFSLSQIWVISGSFGHDLNTIEAGWQVSPELYGDSNARFFTYWTTDAYQETGCYNHNCRGFVQTTNKIAIGAAITPQSVYNGRQFDINLMIWKDPKHGHWWLELGPGVVVGYWPSGLFTHLAHHARMVQFGGEVVNTRPPGSHTATQMGSGHFPGEGFDRAAYFRNLQVVDWDNNIIRASGLKLLADHPGCYDIQGGFNGRWGTYFYYGGPGRNVKCP